Proteins from a genomic interval of Methanofollis formosanus:
- a CDS encoding CBS domain-containing protein, which yields MSEDMYIYIKDVMTKPVTIAKSAPITDALEKMLDENVDPLIVTDNGSVIGIISREAIADKLGKKRNSDISPTKIHVANTVSVEYTAAYPDQGIEVLPALLQHAKIVVVFDSDHKLIGQVSYGDLLRVLQPSTSLKEVTEPVFSINAEERVVHLRRRMVDEGLSRFIVSDENGDPIGIVTETDVARSMQAFRQLVEGKYQDHRIRNLLVRDIMSAPLISVGSEQSLSAIIDLMLKKKISSVVISDGNNRVAGVVTRSSLIRAL from the coding sequence ATGAGCGAAGACATGTACATCTACATCAAGGACGTGATGACCAAACCAGTCACCATCGCCAAGTCCGCACCCATCACCGATGCTCTCGAAAAGATGCTGGACGAGAATGTCGACCCCCTCATCGTCACCGACAACGGGTCGGTGATCGGCATCATCTCACGGGAGGCGATCGCCGACAAACTCGGGAAGAAACGGAACTCCGACATTTCACCCACCAAGATCCACGTCGCAAACACCGTTTCAGTCGAGTACACTGCCGCCTACCCGGACCAGGGCATCGAAGTCCTCCCCGCCCTCCTGCAGCACGCAAAGATCGTGGTGGTCTTCGATAGCGACCACAAACTCATCGGCCAGGTGAGTTACGGCGATCTCCTGCGGGTTCTCCAGCCCTCGACTTCTCTCAAGGAGGTGACCGAACCGGTCTTCTCCATCAACGCCGAGGAGCGGGTCGTCCATCTCCGCCGCCGGATGGTGGACGAGGGACTCTCCAGGTTCATCGTCTCCGACGAGAACGGCGACCCGATCGGGATCGTCACCGAGACCGATGTGGCCAGGTCGATGCAGGCTTTCCGTCAGCTCGTCGAGGGGAAATATCAGGACCACCGGATCCGGAACCTCCTGGTCCGCGACATCATGTCCGCACCCCTCATCTCGGTCGGCTCAGAGCAGTCGCTCTCTGCGATCATCGACCTGATGCTCAAGAAGAAGATCAGTTCGGTGGTCATCTCCGACGGGAACAACCGGGTCGCCGGCGTCGTCACTCGTTCGTCGCTGATCCGGGCGCTCTGA
- a CDS encoding CBS domain-containing protein, whose protein sequence is MKAEEVMSSPVRVVAPDDTAAYARNLMIKHKISRLPVMEGDHIVGIITKKDLGHRLRQTEPVWRRRPIDRIPVSILMTHEPMTIGPETGIRDVAAIMIDRMVSGLPVVKEGELLGIVTKADVLRSEAAGTLSVPVTGLMEEAVIVNRYHSLDHIIDLLSERDEKLVVINNNGTLAGIITETNLAFFEYANESGGIPEKDIKMLRKEASGGRKAFRYVAEVSAIAEDFMTHPVLTAPPETTAAEAVQMMVDHRINSVVITRGNEILGIVKRDNILQEVAK, encoded by the coding sequence ATGAAGGCGGAGGAGGTGATGTCATCACCGGTCAGAGTGGTCGCGCCAGATGACACGGCCGCGTATGCGAGAAACCTGATGATCAAACACAAGATCTCTCGCCTTCCGGTCATGGAAGGGGACCACATCGTGGGGATCATCACCAAAAAGGATCTTGGCCATCGCCTCCGTCAGACCGAACCGGTCTGGCGGAGAAGGCCGATCGACCGCATCCCGGTCTCCATTCTGATGACCCACGAGCCCATGACCATCGGGCCGGAGACCGGGATCCGGGACGTCGCCGCCATCATGATCGACCGGATGGTCAGCGGCCTGCCGGTGGTCAAAGAGGGAGAACTCCTCGGTATCGTTACCAAGGCAGATGTCCTCAGGTCGGAGGCGGCGGGCACCCTCAGCGTGCCGGTCACCGGTCTGATGGAGGAGGCCGTGATCGTGAACCGTTATCACTCCCTCGACCACATCATCGACCTCCTCTCAGAGCGGGATGAAAAACTGGTTGTTATCAACAACAACGGAACCCTCGCGGGTATCATCACCGAAACCAACCTCGCATTCTTCGAATACGCGAACGAGTCCGGGGGCATACCCGAAAAAGATATAAAAATGCTGAGGAAAGAAGCATCTGGTGGAAGAAAGGCATTCAGGTATGTAGCTGAAGTCTCGGCAATCGCGGAGGACTTCATGACCCACCCGGTCCTGACCGCTCCCCCCGAGACCACCGCCGCCGAGGCGGTGCAAATGATGGTCGACCACCGCATCAACAGCGTGGTCATTACTCGAGGAAACGAAATCCTCGGTATCGTGAAACGGGACAATATCTTACAGGAAGTGGCAAAATGA
- a CDS encoding CBS domain-containing protein, translating to MHQNWQNTKQGDKLLKMPGKLDRGPIDFKSRVFETDGEVMGVATRDVISAPPTTRIIDAVEMMTSYGFRRLPITDAGTHRLRGIVTARDIIDLLGGGDHYNLVRVKHHGNLIAAINESVRSIMTQRVRTIPDSASVAEVTETIVTQKIGGLPIVNDEEVVVGIVTERDVMKALATEETDVVVEEVMSAGLRVTGPDTPIGTVTREMIAHGFRRLPIVSDDVLFGIVTASDIMKYLGNGEIFNRLSTGDVGEVMALPVRTLVSGDLYTTVPETNINDAALKMLQKKVGALPVIEDGKLIGLITEFDLVKAFSQE from the coding sequence ATGCACCAGAACTGGCAGAACACAAAGCAGGGCGACAAACTCTTGAAAATGCCCGGAAAACTGGACCGCGGCCCGATCGATTTCAAGTCTCGCGTCTTTGAGACCGATGGAGAAGTGATGGGCGTCGCGACCAGAGATGTGATCTCGGCCCCACCAACCACCCGCATCATCGATGCCGTCGAGATGATGACAAGTTACGGGTTCCGCAGGCTTCCGATCACCGACGCCGGAACCCACCGTCTGCGCGGGATCGTCACCGCACGGGACATCATCGACCTCCTCGGCGGAGGAGACCACTACAACCTCGTGCGGGTCAAACACCACGGTAACCTCATCGCCGCGATCAACGAGAGCGTCCGGTCGATCATGACCCAGCGGGTCAGGACCATCCCGGACTCGGCCTCGGTCGCCGAGGTCACCGAGACGATCGTCACTCAGAAGATCGGTGGTCTGCCGATCGTGAACGACGAGGAGGTTGTCGTCGGGATCGTCACCGAGCGCGATGTCATGAAGGCACTCGCCACCGAGGAGACCGACGTCGTGGTCGAAGAGGTGATGAGCGCCGGCCTGCGGGTCACCGGTCCCGACACACCCATCGGTACCGTCACCAGGGAGATGATCGCACACGGGTTCAGGCGTCTTCCCATCGTCTCCGACGACGTCCTTTTCGGGATTGTTACGGCATCGGACATCATGAAATATCTCGGGAACGGCGAGATTTTCAACAGACTCTCCACCGGCGACGTGGGTGAAGTGATGGCCCTGCCGGTTCGCACGCTCGTCTCAGGCGACCTGTACACCACGGTCCCTGAGACCAACATCAATGATGCGGCACTGAAGATGCTGCAGAAAAAGGTCGGTGCACTCCCGGTCATCGAAGACGGGAAACTGATCGGCCTGATTACCGAATTTGATCTGGTAAAAGCGTTTTCCCAGGAGTGA
- a CDS encoding CBS domain-containing protein, with amino-acid sequence MKVAEDMMVKTPVLTTGDPMTRARQVLRDDIFREIPITNARGRYVGYIDITDVLKITETKSDVLIEGFVREGTTVPSDLPLIRVAQAIRENGTDTATVVDDDRNVLGSVMLSEIFPVLCTRENLRGEIGDYMLRPPPVCEASETVGRVYAQMLDRNITAFAVMKNNTLTGIISRRDILNNGRVRKSLERGGKVPVESVMVTPPITIDIAEQIRAAAERMVEHDLSQMPVMDGKNLVGMIDRHGVLKGLNVKE; translated from the coding sequence ATGAAGGTGGCTGAAGATATGATGGTGAAGACCCCGGTCCTCACCACAGGCGACCCCATGACCAGGGCACGCCAGGTGCTGCGCGACGATATCTTCCGTGAGATCCCGATCACCAATGCCAGAGGGCGTTATGTCGGGTATATCGACATCACCGATGTGCTGAAGATCACCGAGACAAAGTCCGATGTGCTCATCGAGGGTTTTGTCCGCGAAGGGACCACGGTCCCATCCGACCTGCCTCTCATCCGGGTCGCCCAGGCGATCCGGGAGAACGGGACCGACACTGCCACCGTCGTAGACGATGATCGGAACGTGCTGGGAAGTGTGATGCTCTCAGAGATCTTTCCGGTTCTCTGCACGCGTGAGAACCTCCGCGGCGAGATCGGAGACTATATGCTCCGACCCCCGCCGGTCTGCGAGGCCTCGGAAACCGTCGGCAGGGTCTATGCACAGATGCTCGACAGAAACATCACCGCCTTCGCAGTGATGAAGAACAATACCCTCACCGGGATCATCTCGAGGAGGGACATCTTAAATAACGGCAGGGTACGAAAAAGCCTTGAACGGGGGGGGAAGGTGCCGGTCGAGAGCGTCATGGTGACGCCGCCCATCACGATCGACATTGCAGAGCAGATCAGAGCAGCAGCAGAGCGCATGGTCGAGCACGATCTATCGCAGATGCCGGTCATGGACGGCAAAAACCTTGTCGGGATGATCGACAGGCATGGCGTATTGAAAGGGCTCAACGTGAAGGAATGA
- a CDS encoding CBS domain-containing protein — protein sequence MSNGRDTMYLETRVPLKEIMRVNPTTIEAEATVAKAAAHMCRDEVGSCIVLSGNIPTGIVTEQDINCKVVAKDLKPSSVYVKEIMSTPLITIETRQTVGEAAQMMIQHRVRRLPVVEDGKVTGIVTVRDLLSVANELNEVMSDLIVINRDENFAMGVCDRCGQMSDNLIQVDSMLLCEDCREEERLR from the coding sequence ATGTCAAATGGACGAGACACGATGTACCTTGAAACAAGAGTTCCACTGAAGGAAATAATGAGGGTCAACCCCACCACCATCGAGGCTGAGGCAACGGTCGCAAAAGCCGCAGCCCACATGTGCCGTGATGAGGTCGGGAGTTGCATCGTTCTTTCAGGGAACATTCCCACCGGAATCGTCACCGAGCAGGACATCAACTGCAAGGTCGTCGCAAAGGATCTCAAACCCAGTTCAGTGTATGTCAAGGAGATCATGAGCACGCCTCTGATCACTATCGAGACCAGACAAACGGTTGGGGAAGCTGCACAGATGATGATTCAGCACCGGGTGAGAAGACTGCCGGTGGTCGAAGACGGGAAAGTGACCGGGATCGTCACGGTCAGGGACCTGCTTTCCGTTGCAAACGAACTCAACGAGGTGATGTCCGACCTGATCGTCATCAACCGCGACGAGAACTTTGCCATGGGCGTCTGCGACCGGTGCGGGCAAATGAGCGACAACCTTATACAGGTGGACTCAATGCTGCTGTGTGAAGACTGTCGGGAGGAGGAGCGCTTGAGATGA
- a CDS encoding Era-like GTP-binding protein, with translation MNFLFRAKAKASKFFRTFFGKKHSRIGIYGPPNAGKTTLANRIVRDWSGDAVGPVSEIPHETRRARRKEDITITGTNGSSISIDIVDTPGVTTKIDYHEFLEYGLEKDEAVRRAREATEGVAEAMHWLRGDLDGVIYMLDSTQDPFMQVNIMMIGIVESRKLPVVIVANKIDLPDAAPQRIRSAFPQHPVVQISGMEGKNVESLYETMTQVFG, from the coding sequence ATGAATTTTCTGTTTCGGGCAAAAGCGAAGGCATCTAAATTCTTCCGGACGTTCTTCGGAAAGAAACACTCACGGATCGGGATTTATGGCCCTCCCAACGCAGGGAAGACCACGCTTGCCAATAGAATCGTGAGAGACTGGAGCGGCGACGCGGTCGGGCCGGTGAGCGAGATACCCCACGAGACCCGGCGGGCCCGTCGCAAAGAGGACATCACGATCACCGGGACGAACGGGAGTTCAATCTCAATCGATATCGTCGATACCCCCGGCGTGACGACCAAGATCGACTATCATGAGTTCCTGGAGTATGGCCTGGAGAAGGACGAGGCGGTCAGGCGGGCCAGGGAAGCGACCGAAGGTGTCGCTGAGGCGATGCACTGGCTCCGCGGCGATCTCGACGGCGTCATCTATATGCTCGACTCCACGCAGGATCCCTTCATGCAGGTGAACATCATGATGATCGGGATCGTCGAGAGCAGGAAACTCCCGGTCGTGATCGTCGCCAACAAGATCGATCTCCCGGACGCTGCGCCGCAACGGATCAGGTCCGCCTTCCCCCAGCACCCGGTGGTGCAGATCTCAGGGATGGAGGGGAAGAATGTCGAATCGCTCTATGAAACGATGACTCAGGTCTTCGGGTGA
- a CDS encoding DUF2073 domain-containing protein, with protein MIQGVQIDFVSADRMERLGVMEKIRLILDNVRAGRIVVLERGLAPEEQSKLIEVTMMEISPGGFAGIEIETYPAKDGGEGFGGFLSRFVGRKPEESRLTVIGPANQLKTLKKDEGLISAWVSSR; from the coding sequence ATGATCCAGGGAGTCCAGATCGATTTTGTCTCTGCGGATAGAATGGAGAGATTGGGGGTGATGGAGAAGATCAGGCTGATCCTCGACAATGTCAGGGCCGGCCGGATCGTCGTGCTCGAGCGCGGGCTTGCCCCTGAGGAGCAGAGCAAGCTTATCGAAGTGACGATGATGGAGATCAGTCCCGGTGGTTTTGCAGGGATAGAAATCGAGACCTATCCGGCGAAGGATGGGGGCGAAGGGTTCGGAGGCTTTTTATCCAGGTTTGTAGGGAGGAAACCTGAAGAGTCCAGGCTCACGGTGATCGGGCCGGCAAACCAGCTCAAAACCTTGAAAAAGGACGAGGGCCTGATCAGTGCATGGGTCTCCTCACGGTGA
- a CDS encoding Zn-ribbon domain-containing protein, whose product MPHKCTRCGREFEDGSTEILKGCPSCGGKKFLYVRDERRHDDVLEEKSVEEIAEETGEEALEVRDEAPGPVDCYERVESIRIVGPGSYELNIEKLAQSDDMVVGLGNEGKYMVDILSMGRERRKRRFWKD is encoded by the coding sequence ATGCCACATAAGTGTACCAGGTGCGGACGGGAATTTGAAGACGGTTCGACCGAGATCCTGAAGGGCTGTCCCAGTTGTGGAGGCAAGAAGTTCCTCTATGTCAGGGATGAGCGACGGCACGATGATGTGCTGGAGGAGAAGTCGGTCGAAGAGATCGCCGAAGAAACCGGTGAAGAGGCGCTTGAGGTCAGGGACGAGGCGCCCGGGCCGGTAGACTGTTATGAGCGCGTCGAGTCGATCCGTATCGTCGGCCCTGGGTCTTATGAACTGAATATCGAGAAACTCGCCCAGAGCGATGATATGGTGGTCGGTCTGGGGAATGAAGGGAAGTACATGGTCGATATCCTCTCTATGGGTCGAGAGCGTCGGAAACGACGTTTTTGGAAGGACTAA
- a CDS encoding KamA family radical SAM protein codes for MKPRYLTRVDQIDALNVEEKTRLKKVEDTFAFRSNEYYLSLIDWDDPVDPIRRIAVPDPMELDDRGVLDPSQEKNYTVARGLQHKYRETALLLVSDVCGSFCRFCFRKRLFIERGAEVTRDVTEELAYIRDHPEVTNVLLTGGDPLIMSTSKLEPIVRAVRAIEHVKIIRIGSKMPAFNPFRITEDPALLEMIRRYSTPEKRIYIMAQFNHPRELTTQAVEALSLLMEAGAVVVNQTPLLRGVNDDPEVLAKLFKKLSFIGVPPYYVFQCRPTRGNGMFQVPIEETYEIFEEAKAQVSGLAKRAKLVMSHMSGKIEIAGLTDECVYFKYHQAADPANIGRFMAFKRNPAALWFDDYTEPVKERVDLPGLTCPI; via the coding sequence ATGAAACCACGATACCTGACACGAGTTGACCAGATCGATGCCCTGAATGTTGAAGAAAAGACCCGCCTCAAGAAGGTCGAAGATACGTTTGCCTTCCGCTCAAACGAATATTATCTCTCTCTCATCGACTGGGATGACCCGGTGGATCCGATCCGGAGGATCGCGGTTCCCGACCCGATGGAGCTGGATGATCGGGGCGTCCTCGACCCTTCGCAGGAGAAGAATTACACGGTGGCCAGGGGACTCCAGCATAAGTACCGGGAGACAGCCCTGCTCCTGGTCTCGGATGTCTGTGGGTCGTTCTGTCGATTTTGCTTCAGAAAACGGTTGTTCATCGAGAGGGGCGCCGAGGTGACGCGGGACGTGACCGAGGAACTTGCCTATATCAGGGACCATCCTGAGGTCACGAACGTCCTCCTGACCGGAGGAGACCCGCTGATCATGTCCACGTCGAAGCTCGAACCGATCGTGCGCGCGGTGCGGGCGATCGAGCATGTGAAGATCATCAGAATCGGGTCCAAGATGCCGGCCTTCAATCCGTTCAGGATCACGGAGGACCCTGCGTTGCTGGAGATGATCCGGCGTTACTCGACACCGGAGAAGCGGATTTATATCATGGCCCAGTTCAACCACCCGCGTGAGCTCACCACCCAGGCGGTGGAAGCGCTCTCTCTTCTGATGGAGGCCGGGGCGGTGGTGGTGAACCAGACGCCTCTGTTGCGCGGGGTCAACGACGACCCGGAGGTGCTCGCGAAATTGTTCAAAAAACTTTCGTTCATCGGGGTGCCGCCGTACTATGTCTTCCAGTGCCGTCCGACGCGAGGGAACGGGATGTTTCAGGTCCCGATCGAGGAGACCTATGAGATCTTTGAGGAAGCAAAGGCACAGGTCTCGGGGCTTGCAAAGCGGGCGAAGCTGGTGATGTCCCATATGAGCGGGAAGATCGAGATTGCGGGTCTGACCGACGAGTGTGTGTATTTCAAGTATCATCAGGCGGCCGACCCGGCAAATATCGGGCGGTTCATGGCGTTCAAGCGCAATCCGGCCGCACTCTGGTTCGATGACTACACCGAACCGGTGAAGGAGCGTGTCGATCTGCCGGGACTGACCTGTCCGATCTGA
- a CDS encoding PKD domain-containing protein: MQTDTAASELVAVMALIAIFVTAAAVVGVAILSHPPGDLPPAMLAHIETEDETVSVYHDGGDPLERGHFLILINGVDRTGDAVLINASGVEEHDWTSWATGQTLVLRDVPATESPDIRIVAEGVEGTGTDWLLHDLGNGTAIEPTVTPTADPTTIPTTEPTPEPLTADFTAEPTTGTAPLTVRFTDRSVGGPTAWSWDFGDGTHSTERHPLHTYTEPGIYTVSLTIANSGGSDDLTRTGYIMVYRCSSPGITGTYYPTRDFTGTSVQRLDRRIWFADRKANTTPWIRAETDEYDWPQSTLGKQDQFSVIYEGYLVVPADDTYTFYLSSDDGSKLWVDAVAESNEPLIDNWGYHKVQEKTTSVHLTAGPHPIRATMFENEGEAVFHLEWSSSAFERRPVESFCQGPPAIETNFTADQTSGEVPLTVRFTDRSVGDPTAWSWDFGDGETSTEQNPAHTYDAPGTYTVSLTATNLFGSHTTAKTDYITVTSPPTGYEVRLNTANGKAGHLIPGTYLEFRVTGADSSVNIQNEHYDLEIGDMVRLEIRENGYGHIDINGPMISQFDYDDVTLYINGDEKQRGNIRGIYIRSHDSLTSTLTLNVPSKQKWTDLRVDDRSIVYGTDSQEIVLYNLVPAQDGRMNLNNPSNSIWFTGSVSHYSLR; encoded by the coding sequence ATGCAGACCGACACCGCCGCCAGCGAACTCGTCGCCGTCATGGCCCTCATCGCCATCTTCGTAACCGCGGCGGCGGTCGTCGGCGTCGCCATCCTCTCCCACCCTCCAGGCGATCTGCCCCCCGCGATGCTCGCCCACATCGAGACCGAGGACGAGACCGTCTCCGTCTACCACGACGGCGGCGACCCTCTCGAACGCGGCCATTTTCTGATCCTCATCAACGGTGTTGACCGGACGGGCGACGCCGTCCTCATCAACGCCTCAGGCGTCGAGGAGCACGACTGGACGTCATGGGCGACCGGACAGACCCTCGTCCTCCGCGACGTACCGGCAACCGAGAGTCCCGACATCCGGATCGTCGCCGAAGGTGTGGAGGGCACCGGCACCGATTGGCTTCTCCACGACCTCGGGAACGGCACGGCGATCGAACCGACGGTGACACCGACCGCCGACCCGACGACCATACCGACGACCGAACCCACCCCGGAGCCCCTCACGGCAGACTTCACCGCCGAGCCGACGACAGGCACCGCACCCCTCACCGTCCGGTTCACCGACCGTTCCGTCGGCGGCCCGACTGCATGGTCCTGGGACTTCGGCGACGGCACGCACTCGACCGAGCGGCACCCCCTCCATACCTATACTGAGCCGGGGATCTACACCGTCAGCCTCACCATAGCCAATTCCGGCGGCTCCGACGATCTCACCAGGACCGGATACATCATGGTCTACCGGTGTTCCTCCCCGGGCATCACAGGAACCTATTACCCGACCAGAGACTTTACCGGCACGTCAGTCCAGAGACTCGACCGGAGGATCTGGTTTGCAGACCGGAAAGCCAACACGACACCCTGGATCCGGGCCGAGACCGACGAATATGACTGGCCCCAGTCAACGCTCGGGAAACAAGACCAGTTCAGTGTGATCTACGAGGGATACCTCGTCGTGCCGGCAGACGACACATATACGTTCTACCTGTCCTCTGACGACGGTTCGAAACTCTGGGTGGATGCAGTCGCAGAGAGCAACGAACCCCTGATCGACAACTGGGGCTACCACAAGGTACAGGAGAAGACAACATCGGTCCATCTCACTGCAGGGCCCCACCCGATCCGGGCAACCATGTTCGAGAACGAAGGGGAGGCCGTCTTCCACCTGGAGTGGTCCTCCTCCGCCTTTGAAAGACGGCCCGTCGAATCCTTCTGCCAGGGCCCACCCGCGATCGAGACCAACTTCACCGCCGATCAGACATCAGGAGAGGTACCCCTCACCGTCCGGTTCACCGACCGCTCCGTCGGCGACCCGACCGCATGGTCCTGGGACTTCGGCGATGGTGAGACCTCGACCGAGCAAAACCCGGCACACACCTACGACGCACCGGGCACCTACACGGTCAGCCTCACCGCCACCAACCTCTTCGGCTCACACACGACAGCCAAGACAGACTATATCACCGTCACATCCCCTCCGACGGGATACGAGGTCAGGCTCAACACGGCAAACGGCAAAGCCGGCCATCTCATCCCGGGTACGTACCTGGAATTCAGAGTAACAGGGGCCGACTCCTCTGTGAACATTCAGAATGAACACTACGATCTCGAGATCGGCGACATGGTGCGACTTGAAATCAGAGAGAATGGTTATGGCCACATCGATATCAACGGTCCGATGATCTCACAATTCGACTACGACGATGTGACGCTGTACATCAACGGAGACGAGAAACAAAGAGGAAATATCAGAGGGATCTATATCAGGAGCCATGACTCCCTCACCTCGACCCTGACACTGAACGTCCCGTCAAAACAAAAGTGGACAGATCTCAGAGTGGATGACAGATCCATTGTCTATGGAACAGACAGCCAGGAGATTGTCCTCTACAACCTGGTGCCGGCACAGGACGGCAGAATGAATCTGAACAACCCATCCAACAGCATCTGGTTCACCGGATCGGTCAGCCATTACTCCCTCCGCTGA
- a CDS encoding type IV pilin, translated as MAYLQRPDEEGVSEIIGSVLLIALVVLAVAIVVVTLFSQPHVAEVPHASIVAGNSSNGSFILFHEGGDPLAEGKYRVYVDTGAGLEDRTAAFNLTGNDSLWSIGETLTYTGQGRPERVVVSAVDTRGGEIVIAEPSYQRDRGGADGGGSQADAGGSGTVPTVRPTTIPTTTPTTIPTTIPTTIPTTPHPVTGHDITLITEHPKEGVINGGGTFAFRVTGLWSSINVDGQYQALSPGDRVEITFLSDQKGLIHIGISSISTFEFPDVRVSVNGELLGEGAIGFGDIWIGGYDDLNSTLTLSVEPKNKWTYFEVDDEVVVEDWKDRSGFVLTHLIPDSFGVMNLDLISISHVGKSVYYDGGAESYTIL; from the coding sequence ATGGCATACCTGCAAAGACCAGACGAGGAAGGCGTCTCTGAGATCATCGGGAGCGTCCTGTTGATCGCTCTGGTGGTGCTTGCGGTGGCGATCGTGGTGGTGACGCTCTTCTCCCAACCCCATGTGGCAGAGGTGCCGCACGCGAGCATCGTCGCGGGAAACTCCAGCAACGGTTCATTTATCCTTTTCCATGAAGGCGGCGATCCCCTTGCCGAGGGGAAGTACCGGGTCTATGTCGATACCGGCGCCGGACTTGAGGACAGAACGGCCGCGTTCAACCTCACCGGGAACGACAGCCTCTGGTCGATCGGCGAGACCCTCACCTATACGGGCCAGGGCAGACCCGAAAGGGTCGTTGTCTCGGCCGTCGATACCAGAGGCGGCGAGATTGTCATTGCCGAACCCTCCTACCAGAGAGATCGAGGCGGGGCGGACGGCGGGGGGTCACAGGCGGACGCCGGGGGTTCGGGCACGGTACCGACCGTGAGACCAACGACGATCCCGACCACGACGCCGACGACAATCCCGACGACGATCCCGACCACAATACCGACAACGCCGCACCCCGTCACAGGCCACGACATCACCCTCATAACAGAGCACCCGAAAGAGGGGGTAATCAACGGCGGCGGCACCTTTGCATTCAGGGTCACCGGTCTGTGGTCCTCCATCAACGTCGACGGACAGTATCAGGCCCTCTCCCCTGGCGACCGGGTCGAAATCACGTTCTTAAGCGACCAGAAAGGCCTCATCCATATCGGCATATCTTCGATCAGTACCTTTGAGTTTCCTGACGTCAGGGTCAGCGTCAACGGCGAACTCCTCGGCGAGGGTGCGATCGGTTTCGGCGACATCTGGATCGGCGGCTACGACGACCTGAACTCCACTCTCACTCTCTCGGTCGAGCCGAAGAACAAATGGACCTACTTCGAAGTCGACGACGAGGTCGTCGTCGAGGACTGGAAAGACAGGAGCGGGTTTGTCCTCACCCACCTCATCCCCGACTCATTCGGTGTGATGAACCTCGACCTCATCAGCATCAGCCATGTTGGCAAATCCGTGTACTATGACGGCGGGGCGGAGAGTTACACCATCCTCTAG
- a CDS encoding radical SAM protein — MNTDETGRTGGCGPHLSDGCVLCYEGAKMVLFVTGVCGRDCWYCPLSETRRGREVVYANDRLVKSPDDIVEEAEMMSALGTGVTGGEPFLVLDEVVSYCRLLKEHFGPDHHIHLYTGIAPTKAQLEPLRGLVDEVRLHPPQEHWADILAGPYAASVRTARDLGFSIGIEVPSLPGIEALAAILPELDFLNINELEWSETNAVAMRERNLDLEDGLHNAVGGAEAWAAPLLDDPKVHFCSSAFKDSVQLRERLKRIAANTARPFDEITEDGTVVYGVLELEDGDLPLLLQENIYEIEVSGNQVEMAWWMLAEMRDQLPGRKYVVERYPNGGIVLEVTPL, encoded by the coding sequence ATGAACACAGACGAAACGGGTCGTACCGGCGGCTGCGGGCCGCATCTCTCTGATGGGTGTGTCCTCTGCTATGAGGGGGCGAAGATGGTTCTTTTCGTGACCGGGGTGTGCGGGAGAGACTGCTGGTACTGTCCGCTCTCCGAGACGCGCCGGGGACGGGAGGTGGTCTACGCGAACGACCGACTGGTGAAGAGCCCAGACGACATCGTTGAGGAGGCCGAGATGATGAGCGCGCTCGGCACCGGCGTCACCGGCGGCGAACCCTTCCTGGTGCTGGACGAGGTCGTCTCGTACTGCCGTCTTCTCAAGGAGCATTTCGGGCCCGACCATCATATCCACCTCTATACCGGGATCGCCCCCACGAAGGCGCAGCTCGAACCTCTCCGCGGGCTCGTGGACGAGGTCCGTCTCCACCCGCCGCAGGAACACTGGGCCGATATCCTGGCCGGTCCGTACGCTGCCTCGGTGCGGACCGCCCGCGATCTCGGGTTTTCCATCGGGATCGAGGTTCCGTCTCTCCCGGGCATCGAAGCCCTCGCCGCGATCCTGCCTGAACTCGATTTTCTCAACATCAACGAACTCGAGTGGAGCGAGACCAATGCCGTGGCCATGCGGGAACGGAACCTCGACCTTGAGGACGGTCTCCACAATGCCGTCGGCGGGGCAGAGGCCTGGGCCGCTCCTCTTCTTGACGACCCGAAGGTCCACTTCTGCTCCTCGGCCTTCAAGGACTCGGTCCAGCTGCGGGAAAGGCTCAAAAGAATCGCGGCCAACACGGCCAGACCTTTCGATGAGATTACCGAAGACGGAACGGTCGTATATGGGGTTCTCGAACTGGAAGACGGCGATCTTCCGCTGCTCCTTCAGGAAAATATATATGAGATCGAAGTCTCTGGTAATCAGGTCGAGATGGCGTGGTGGATGCTTGCTGAGATGCGAGACCAGTTGCCCGGGCGCAAATATGTCGTGGAGCGGTATCCCAATGGCGGGATAGTCCTGGAGGTGACGCCACTCTGA